The sequence TATGGAATTCTAGCTTAACTGTTTTTCtttgagaactttaaaaataccatttcacTGACATGGTGTCCATGGTTTCTGATAAAAGGTCAACCACCATTCTTGTCACTCCTCTGAagtgtcttttttcctctgttgcttttaaaatgttcttttcataTTTGGTTAGCATCTGTTACACTGTGgtcttatttgtatttatattgctTGGATTTTGCCAAGTTTCTTGGATATGAATTCTTGGAAGTTACTTCTTTTcctgtcccattctctctctcctcatctggaatcccaattacacatatattttactatttgttaTTGCCCCCATAGTATATTAACACTATTAATACttttagtcttttatttctgtacttcAGTTTGGGTTGTTTCTAAAAACCTATCCTAACAATCATTAGCCATTTTGTCTACATTGTCCACAATGCTGTTCATTCAGTTCATCTaaggaatttcttttaatttcaaatttttcagttctagcatgtccatttatatttagagtTTACATTTCTCGCCTAAAATCCTCATCTAGTTATCCATTTATGACTTATTTGACATACTTATAATagttttttctaaagtttttgtCTGATAATTACATCATGTGGTTTTATAtgtcaatatttttctattaGACATACTCTTCCCTATTTTCGTGGCATAgctctaatttttaaatggtagTCCCAAAACTTCCTGTAAAAATTCAATGGAAGATGAAgagtatttaatattattttgcttaGTTCTTTAGAAATTTCAATCCTTTTCCTCTGTCCAGAAGTTAGAATGAGGATATGATCATTCATATTCTTTCAATGGTCTAGTTGAGCTAAGACTTGGAATCATCTTTAATTAAACTATATTCAGCTCAAATTAGTTTTACCTCCAACATCTGCCAACTGCCACCAAGATCTTTTATCCTGGTGATACTTGGAGCTGGGAGGAGTTTGAGCCACAAttcagatatttttgtttcccttaggATTCAACTCTATAGACACCCAAGACACCCAATTGCTAAAAATGTTCAAATcccctataatttttatttcttcctccactGCCCCTTTTCTGAGCAAATTACTGGTATAGGTGTCAGTGGGGATAGTGGGAGAAATTTATAAAAGTaagctatttatttttgtgtttggggCTTTTTCAGATTCTAGTCTGTCAATAGTTTAGAGCTTTTTACTCATCTCTATCAAATATCTCAATCTATGGCACGATCACTCCTCCATGTGCCCATATCCAGACCAGGTACTTGTCCACAAATATGAAATCTGCCATAGCTCTCTGCTCGTCTTAGATGGACTTTGTCCATTTTTGGATCTCTGTAATAAGGTTTCCTTGCTTCATCCACTCTTTTTTTTAGCCTCAgagaaaagtataattttatttctgcacttttctttttgttgctaatACATGAGCAACATTCTTCTACAAGCTAACCAGAATCAGTAGTCTGTATTCtcatcatttgtttttgagaataaaattatGTTGATaagcttttccatttttcctttgttaactTTGTTGGTTTCAATTGCCCATTTCTAGTTTCCTTCTGGGTATGATCtatttcacattcatttattgaaattcCTTATGTATTAGTGAAttaatcttttatcatttttattaatttttagttaacagcttttttattttaattttttgcatagGTACTCCCTTGTACAATCCTGGGATAGGGAGGAAACATTCAATTCAATGTTCATGCAAGCCTCTATAATTGTTGAGAAAATAATCTGCCCATATATATGTGGTAAATtgattttcatcagtttttttttaccttttgcctacacatatatattttttactatgtaaaatataattttttctttccatttactatttttataccCTACTTCAGTGGCCTTTCACACTTCCAATACTGTAATACTATTATCCTACATTTTACCATTTTTGGCATTGTTTTATTGTTATAAAACTGAGAACATATACACAGGTTCTTCTAGAACCTTTGTATCTAGGGTTCCAAATTCTGACTATCAAATGTACTTATGTAAAActtgaatttagaaaaaattaattggAGAGGTGATAACATTAAAGGTATTCTGTATCATCCTCCTGTTCCCAGACTATGGCTAATTTAGATATAGTCCTTCAGTCAAGAATTGGCAAAATAGCTTCTTGGTTCCCCATCTCCTGTTTATTGTAGGGATAGATCACTTGGCAGGTtagttttttactgtttttctggCAATCATGTCTGGATTCCCAGCATAGAAAAtagtatataaaccacaatttctttatccattcatcagttgatggacatttaggctctttccataatttggctattgttgagagtgctgctataaacattggggtacaagtgcccctatgaatcagtactcctgtatcccttgggtaaattcctagcagtgctattgctgggtcatagggtaggtctatttttaattttctgaggaacctccacaccgctttccagagcggctgcaccaatttgcattcccaccaacagtgcaagagggttcccgtttctccacatcctctccagcatctatagtctcctgatttgttcattttggccactctgactggcgtgaggtgatatctgagtgtggttttgatttgtatatccctgataaggagcgaccttgaacatcttttcatgtgcctgttggccatccggatgtcttctttagagaagtgtctattcatgttttctgcccatttcttcactgggttatttgtttttccggtgtggagtttggtgagctctttatagattttggatactagccctttgtccgatatgtcatttcaaatatcttttcccattctattggttgccttttagttttgttggttgtttcctttgctgtgcagaagctttttatcttcataaggtcccagtaattcatttttgcttttaattcccttgactttggggatgtgtctagtaagagattgctacggctgaggtcataagagactgttaaaaactgagaacaaactgagggttgatggaggggggtgggagggaggggagggtgggggatgggtattgaggacggcaccttttgggatgagcactgggtgttgtatggaaaccaatttgacaataaatttcatatattggaaaaataaataaataaataaataaataaataaataaaataaagaaaaagaaaatagtattctATCCCTTCAAAGATTTTGCAAGTACCTAATTTCCCACATTAAACccattgcatttaaaataataatttatgtaatcTCCAACAGATCTATAGTAGCAAATAATTATCATTATCATAATGAGTAAAATCAATTGAGGGCAAGGTTTAACATAAAGGGAGGATTTGTAAAAACCCATTAGTAATAATCACGAAGCTCTGAAAAAGTCAGATGAAATAATTTCATGACATTTTTCTATGAAACCAATTACCTTCCTTTCATACCCATTAAGCAAATGGGGGGgtaaggtaaataaatatatatgttagagAGAATCATATACAGAgaaagagggcagggggagagagagattttttcaAAACAAGTCTGCAGAATAGCATTTAGCTCTTAATGGAGTTTTGCAACTTATTGATCTCTGCCCAGAATCCTGATGTTGCTCTAAACCACAGAAGAAACAACTGTGGATGAGTGACTCTCTTGcttaaaatgttaacatgtattttttacagtatttagaataaaataaaattccttatcTCAGCCTAACAGACCTTAGTGATTTGACCCTTACAGTCACATAAAATTTAACCCTTAAATCTCTCATAAGTATTCATCATGTTCCAATCATTCAggtgtttgttttatattctttaggCATACCAAGCTTATTCCCTAATTATGTATAACTCTCCCTCATTGCCCACAATAGTACCTGACAAATGGGAGGTACTCAGTGAAATAGTATTTGTTAATTAATGTATGATTTATAGCAAGAATTCCCTCTTCTTGacttctttttataaaatctatTCAGCAGACAACATGCCGACTCAGTAACCTCCTCATGGAGGATTTCACTTCCTGATTGCGTAGGGTATAAATCACAGGATTCATCAATGGAAAGATCACTGTGTGGAAGAAGGAAACTACCTTGTCTGCTGGTAAGGCCCTGAAGGGGCGAGTATAGATGAAGATGGCAGGTCCAAACATGAGAAGTATAATAATGATATGAGTGGTGCATGTGGACAGTGCTTTGCTCTTCCCTTCAGAAGCAGACCCATGTACATGGCAAAGGATGACTGCATAGGAAGACAAAAGCCCCAGGAAGCACAGGAGGGTCATCAGGCCACTGTTGAAGACCATTAGAAGCTCCACCACGAAGGTGTCTGTGCAGGCCAGTTTGATGACCTGTGGCACATCACAGAAGAAGTTATCCAGTTGGTTTGGGCCACAGAAGGGCAAGTGGAGGATGAGGGCCACCTGGATAATGGAGTGGACAAAGCCTCCAAGCCACAGGGCCAACAGCAAGGCACAGCAGGCTCTAGGGTTCATGACTGTGGAATAGTGTAAAGGCCGACAGATGGCGATATAGCGGTCAAAGGCCATCACAACAAGGAGTaacccttcccctcctccaaggAAGTGCAAGAAAAAGAGCTGAATGATGC comes from Panthera tigris isolate Pti1 chromosome B3, P.tigris_Pti1_mat1.1, whole genome shotgun sequence and encodes:
- the LOC102953627 gene encoding olfactory receptor 4N2 isoform X1, encoding MDAHCIVATLFLKSEEMEPANYTRVTEFVLTGLSQTREAEKMELENGTMVKEFILLGLTQSRNIQLLVFVLILIFYLIILPGNFLIILTIRSDPGLTAPLYFFLGNLAFLDASYSFIVAPRMLVDFLSEKKVISYRGCIIQLFFLHFLGGGEGLLLVVMAFDRYIAICRPLHYSTVMNPRACCALLLALWLGGFVHSIIQVALILHLPFCGPNQLDNFFCDVPQVIKLACTDTFVVELLMVFNSGLMTLLCFLGLLSSYAVILCHVHGSASEGKSKALSTCTTHIIIILLMFGPAIFIYTRPFRALPADKVVSFFHTVIFPLMNPVIYTLRNQEVKSSMRRLLSRHVVC
- the LOC102953627 gene encoding olfactory receptor 4N2 isoform X2, producing the protein MEPANYTRVTEFVLTGLSQTREAEKMELENGTMVKEFILLGLTQSRNIQLLVFVLILIFYLIILPGNFLIILTIRSDPGLTAPLYFFLGNLAFLDASYSFIVAPRMLVDFLSEKKVISYRGCIIQLFFLHFLGGGEGLLLVVMAFDRYIAICRPLHYSTVMNPRACCALLLALWLGGFVHSIIQVALILHLPFCGPNQLDNFFCDVPQVIKLACTDTFVVELLMVFNSGLMTLLCFLGLLSSYAVILCHVHGSASEGKSKALSTCTTHIIIILLMFGPAIFIYTRPFRALPADKVVSFFHTVIFPLMNPVIYTLRNQEVKSSMRRLLSRHVVC